A region from the Actinoplanes sp. OR16 genome encodes:
- a CDS encoding NAD(P)H-dependent glycerol-3-phosphate dehydrogenase, protein MRAAVIGSGAWGTAFAKVLGDAGSDVTVWARREAVATEIREKRGNEGSLPGIRLAENVTGTTDLAEAVDGAELIAIAVPSQTLRGNLADWAGFFPSDATVVSLMKGIELGTLKRMSEVIVETAGVAADRVVVVSGPNLAPEIAAEQPTATVVACSDEGRAKQVQHALATPYFRPYTSDDVIGCELGGATKNVIALAYGMAVAIGLGDNTRASLITRGLAETARLGVALGADPLTFAGLAGLGDLVASCSSPLARNRTFGEHLGRGETLEQAQVATRQTAEGVKSCLSIRDLARANGVEMPIVEQVERVCHEGADPRVAVKLLMTREMKPE, encoded by the coding sequence ATGAGGGCCGCCGTCATCGGATCCGGAGCCTGGGGAACCGCCTTCGCGAAGGTGCTGGGTGACGCCGGCTCGGACGTCACCGTGTGGGCGCGCCGGGAGGCCGTCGCCACCGAGATCCGCGAGAAGCGGGGCAACGAGGGCTCGCTGCCCGGCATCCGGCTCGCCGAGAACGTGACCGGAACGACCGACCTGGCCGAGGCCGTGGACGGCGCCGAACTGATCGCCATCGCGGTGCCGTCGCAGACGCTGCGCGGCAACCTCGCCGACTGGGCCGGGTTCTTCCCGTCCGACGCCACCGTGGTGTCGCTCATGAAGGGCATCGAGCTCGGCACGCTCAAGCGGATGAGCGAGGTGATCGTCGAGACGGCCGGCGTCGCCGCCGACCGGGTGGTGGTCGTCTCCGGGCCCAACCTGGCGCCCGAGATCGCCGCCGAGCAGCCGACCGCGACCGTGGTGGCCTGCTCCGACGAGGGACGCGCCAAGCAGGTGCAGCATGCCCTCGCCACGCCGTACTTCCGGCCGTACACCAGCGACGACGTGATCGGGTGCGAGCTCGGCGGCGCGACGAAGAACGTGATCGCGCTGGCCTACGGCATGGCCGTCGCGATCGGCCTGGGCGACAACACCCGGGCCTCGCTGATCACCCGTGGTCTGGCCGAGACCGCCCGCCTCGGCGTGGCGCTCGGCGCCGACCCGCTCACCTTCGCCGGCCTGGCCGGCCTCGGCGACCTGGTCGCCTCATGCTCGTCGCCGCTGGCCCGCAACCGCACGTTCGGTGAGCACCTCGGCCGCGGCGAGACCTTGGAGCAGGCGCAGGTCGCCACCCGGCAGACCGCCGAGGGCGTGAAGAGCTGCCTCTCCATCCGTGACCTGGCCCGGGCGAACGGCGTCGAGATGCCGATCGTCGAGCAGGTGGAACGCGTCTGCCACGAGGGCGCCGACCCGCGGGTCGCGGTGAAACTGCTGATGACACGAGAGATGAAACCCGAGTGA
- a CDS encoding 1-acyl-sn-glycerol-3-phosphate acyltransferase gives MAQLRLGFWQRVAVMLVLPVMTALTKKAWIGRENIPPSGAVILVPNHVSHFDPLVVAHFIYRSNRWPRFLGKASVWKVPVIGYLLTKTRQIPVERGSTEAAKSVEALVTALNEGDAVVIYPEGTTTRHPELWPMRGKTGAARLALLTGAPVVPIATWGPQTIFDPRTNKLKLRRTDVVVTAGKPIDLGRWAGSAPTRPVLEEMTEAIMLGVRDLLAEIRDGEPPALYDRPARRASTSEDAP, from the coding sequence GTGGCGCAGCTCAGGCTTGGATTCTGGCAGCGTGTCGCGGTGATGCTGGTGCTACCCGTGATGACCGCCCTGACCAAGAAGGCCTGGATCGGCCGGGAGAACATCCCGCCGTCCGGGGCGGTGATCCTGGTCCCGAACCACGTCTCGCACTTCGACCCGCTCGTGGTGGCCCACTTCATCTACCGGTCGAACCGCTGGCCGCGGTTCCTCGGCAAGGCCAGCGTCTGGAAGGTGCCGGTCATCGGCTACCTGCTGACCAAGACCCGGCAGATCCCGGTCGAGCGGGGCAGCACCGAGGCGGCGAAGTCGGTGGAGGCGCTCGTCACCGCGCTGAACGAGGGCGACGCCGTGGTGATCTACCCGGAGGGCACGACCACCCGGCACCCGGAGCTCTGGCCGATGCGCGGCAAGACCGGCGCGGCCCGGCTCGCCCTGCTCACCGGCGCCCCGGTGGTCCCGATCGCGACCTGGGGACCGCAGACCATCTTCGATCCGCGGACCAACAAGCTGAAGCTGCGGCGTACGGACGTCGTCGTCACCGCCGGCAAGCCGATCGACCTGGGCCGCTGGGCCGGGTCCGCGCCGACCCGCCCGGTGCTCGAGGAGATGACCGAGGCGATCATGCTGGGTGTCCGCGACCTGCTCGCTGAGATCCGCGACGGCGAACCGCCGGCGCTCTACGATCGGCCCGCTCGCCGGGCCTCGACCTCGGAGGACGCACCATGA
- the cofC gene encoding 2-phospho-L-lactate guanylyltransferase → MVRKWTVVIPVKRLGAAKTRLRGAVPADRHPDLALAMVRDTVAAVLETPSVAGVVVVTDDPAVAASVRKLGAHVAPDPGGGLNAAMRFGADDVAGAAGYRAVLTGDLPALRPDQLDEALSRVAGRSFVPDADGTGTVLLAVPPGEPLRPLFGPQSAQAHAGSGAVPLAGDWPGLRQDVDTAADLGTVLGLGAGHRTCALLRDLGLTAECAPAA, encoded by the coding sequence GTGGTGCGGAAGTGGACTGTGGTGATCCCGGTCAAGCGGCTGGGGGCGGCGAAGACGAGGCTGCGGGGCGCCGTGCCCGCCGACCGTCATCCCGATCTGGCGCTCGCCATGGTGCGGGACACCGTGGCGGCGGTCCTGGAGACGCCGTCGGTGGCGGGGGTCGTGGTGGTCACCGACGATCCGGCGGTGGCCGCGTCGGTGCGCAAGCTCGGCGCTCACGTGGCGCCGGATCCCGGTGGCGGGCTGAACGCGGCGATGCGCTTCGGCGCCGACGACGTGGCCGGTGCGGCCGGCTACCGGGCGGTGCTCACCGGCGACCTGCCGGCCCTGCGGCCGGACCAGCTGGACGAGGCGCTGAGCCGGGTGGCCGGCCGCAGTTTCGTGCCGGACGCCGACGGCACCGGCACGGTCCTGCTCGCCGTCCCACCGGGTGAGCCTCTGCGCCCACTGTTCGGACCGCAGTCGGCGCAGGCGCACGCCGGCTCGGGCGCCGTCCCGCTCGCCGGCGACTGGCCGGGCCTGCGGCAGGACGTCGACACGGCCGCCGACCTCGGAACCGTGCTGGGGCTGGGCGCCGGCCACCGGACCTGCGCGCTCCTGCGTGATCTCGGCCTCACGGCGGAGTGCGCCCCGGCCGCCTGA
- a CDS encoding cold-shock protein: MQGTIATFDPDTRSGTLLLDDGSELGFGAEAFQRSGLRLLRLGQRVSLETGPDGTIRRVSIPGVA; this comes from the coding sequence ATGCAGGGGACGATCGCGACCTTCGACCCGGACACCCGCAGCGGCACACTGCTGCTCGACGACGGCTCTGAACTGGGCTTCGGGGCGGAGGCCTTCCAGCGGTCCGGCCTGCGCCTGCTCCGGCTGGGTCAGCGGGTCTCCCTGGAGACCGGGCCCGACGGCACGATCCGGCGGGTATCAATTCCCGGAGTCGCCTGA
- a CDS encoding RNA degradosome polyphosphate kinase → MQTPPRTPEPRRRGPNGRFLRTPEIVETESAETVEPVAAPVPDAEAKVKPEVETVEIEEIADKPAEEPPYLGIDRLETLATDEAAEAFEEDVDDDDDDESAESVDGDRYYLPSDRFLNRELSWLDFNARVLALAEDPATPLLERAKFLAIFASNLDEFYMVRVAGLKRRLSAGLPVRGGDRSPLRQQIEMITERAADLVTRHAACFADEVRPKLAAESIEVVSWKELDAPEQGRLRTFFREQVFPVLTPLAVDPAHPFPYISSRSLNLAVALRYPDGDNPELFARIKVPNNVSRFVTVQNDSRGVRFLPIEELIANHLDQLFPGMQILEVHAFRVTRNAELEVDEDRDEDLLQALEREIAQRRFGPPVRLEVAASISDHVLDLLVRELDMDSHDVLRVPGLLDLSALWQVFGEVDRDDLKDRPFVPATHPQLADGEVPRSVFNRLRESDILVHHPYHSFSTSVQRFIEQAAADPNVLAIKQTLYRTSGDSPIVDALVDAAAAGKQVVVLVEVKARFDEVANIAWARKLERAGCHVVYGLVGLKTHCKTALVVRQEGNQIRRYCHIGTGNYHPKTARLYEDFGMLTADPEVGADVTDLFNVLTGYSRQTTYRRLLVAPHGVRKGLVERIEEQAKIARDGGEALVQFKVNSLVDEQTIDALYKASQDGVKIDLIIRGMCSLRPGVPGLSENIRVRSIVGRFLEHSRVFRFGPGPEAEYWMGSADLMHRNLDRRVEALVRINLRSAREELRNVLELSMRDQTEGWDLDGEGVWNRNLGTPGRPQNHLQAALLRRVIGKKS, encoded by the coding sequence ATGCAGACCCCGCCCCGGACCCCCGAGCCCCGCAGGCGTGGCCCGAACGGCCGCTTTCTCCGCACGCCGGAGATCGTTGAGACAGAATCGGCCGAGACCGTCGAGCCCGTCGCCGCACCCGTTCCCGACGCGGAGGCCAAGGTGAAACCCGAGGTGGAGACCGTGGAGATCGAAGAGATCGCGGACAAGCCCGCGGAAGAGCCGCCGTACCTCGGGATCGACCGCCTCGAGACGCTCGCGACCGACGAGGCAGCCGAGGCGTTCGAAGAGGACGTCGACGACGACGATGACGACGAGTCGGCCGAGTCCGTCGACGGCGACCGCTACTACCTGCCGTCCGACCGCTTCCTGAACCGGGAGCTGTCCTGGCTCGACTTCAACGCCCGTGTGCTGGCCCTCGCCGAGGATCCGGCGACGCCGCTGCTGGAGCGGGCGAAGTTCCTCGCCATCTTCGCCAGCAACCTGGACGAGTTCTACATGGTCCGGGTCGCCGGTCTGAAGCGGCGGCTCAGCGCCGGCCTGCCGGTCCGCGGCGGTGACCGTTCCCCGCTGCGCCAGCAGATCGAGATGATCACCGAGCGGGCCGCCGACCTGGTGACCCGGCACGCCGCCTGCTTCGCCGACGAGGTCCGGCCGAAGCTGGCCGCGGAGAGCATCGAGGTGGTCAGCTGGAAGGAGCTGGACGCCCCGGAGCAGGGCCGGCTGCGAACGTTCTTCCGCGAGCAGGTCTTCCCGGTGCTGACGCCGCTCGCCGTCGACCCGGCGCACCCCTTCCCGTACATCTCGAGTCGCTCGCTGAACCTCGCGGTGGCCCTGCGCTACCCGGACGGCGACAACCCCGAGCTGTTCGCCCGGATCAAGGTGCCGAACAACGTCTCCCGCTTCGTGACGGTGCAGAACGACAGCCGCGGCGTGCGGTTCCTGCCGATCGAGGAGCTCATCGCCAACCACCTGGACCAGCTCTTCCCGGGGATGCAGATCCTCGAGGTGCACGCGTTCCGGGTCACCCGCAACGCCGAGCTGGAGGTCGACGAGGACCGCGACGAGGACCTGCTGCAGGCCCTGGAGCGGGAGATCGCGCAGCGCCGGTTCGGGCCGCCGGTCCGGCTCGAGGTGGCCGCCTCGATCAGCGACCACGTCCTCGACCTGCTGGTCCGCGAGCTCGACATGGACAGTCACGACGTGCTGCGGGTGCCCGGTCTGCTCGACCTGTCGGCGCTCTGGCAGGTGTTCGGCGAGGTCGACCGGGACGATCTGAAGGACCGCCCGTTCGTGCCGGCGACGCATCCGCAGCTGGCCGACGGCGAGGTGCCGCGCAGCGTCTTCAACCGGCTGCGCGAGTCGGACATCCTGGTCCACCACCCGTACCACTCGTTCTCGACGAGCGTGCAGCGCTTCATCGAGCAGGCCGCTGCCGACCCCAACGTGCTGGCCATCAAGCAGACGCTCTACCGCACCTCCGGCGACTCCCCGATCGTGGACGCCCTGGTCGACGCGGCGGCGGCCGGCAAGCAGGTGGTGGTCCTGGTCGAGGTGAAGGCCCGCTTCGACGAGGTGGCGAACATCGCCTGGGCGCGCAAGCTGGAGCGCGCCGGCTGCCACGTGGTCTACGGCCTGGTCGGCCTCAAGACGCACTGCAAGACCGCGCTGGTGGTCCGCCAGGAGGGCAACCAGATCCGCCGCTACTGCCACATCGGCACCGGCAACTACCACCCGAAGACCGCCCGGCTCTACGAGGACTTCGGCATGCTGACCGCCGACCCCGAGGTGGGCGCGGACGTCACCGACCTGTTCAACGTGCTCACCGGATACAGCCGGCAGACCACCTACCGCCGTCTGCTGGTCGCCCCGCACGGTGTCCGCAAGGGCCTGGTCGAGCGGATCGAGGAGCAGGCCAAGATCGCCCGGGACGGTGGCGAGGCGCTGGTCCAGTTCAAGGTGAACTCGCTCGTCGACGAGCAGACCATCGACGCGCTCTACAAGGCCTCCCAGGACGGCGTGAAGATCGACCTGATCATCCGGGGCATGTGCTCGCTGCGCCCGGGTGTGCCGGGCCTGTCGGAGAACATCCGGGTCCGCTCGATCGTCGGCCGGTTCCTGGAGCACTCGCGGGTGTTCCGGTTCGGACCGGGGCCCGAGGCGGAGTACTGGATGGGCTCGGCCGACCTGATGCACCGCAACCTGGACCGCCGGGTCGAGGCGCTGGTGCGGATCAACCTCAGGTCGGCGCGCGAGGAGCTGCGCAACGTCCTCGAGCTGTCGATGCGGGACCAGACCGAGGGCTGGGACCTGGACGGCGAGGGTGTGTGGAACCGCAACCTCGGCACGCCCGGCCGGCCGCAGAACCACCTGCAGGCCGCCCTGCTGCGCCGCGTCATCGGCAAGAAGAGCTGA
- a CDS encoding NUDIX hydrolase, which translates to MPETERAAGGVLYRAGTAEVCLVHRPRYDDWSLPKGKLTSGESPLLGALREVEEETGTPGVPQLRLPDVDYVLPGGRPKNVAYWLMLAGEGGPVQDADEVDELVWLPLAEARERLTYAGERDVLDHVAGLPPVTSVIAMVRHAHAGERKKWNGRDALRPIDPEGAKQAERIAATLTFFRPRRLVSAPPLRCTQTLEPLAAALGNQPVILDGAFAEPADPAGLPAKLSAARSRIAQLRPDGRVVICSQGKVMPSLLASLAGRDDPEPFKTRKGDGWLLTWSGERLLGASRL; encoded by the coding sequence ATGCCGGAGACGGAACGCGCTGCGGGCGGTGTGCTCTACCGGGCCGGCACCGCAGAGGTGTGCCTCGTCCACCGGCCGCGCTACGACGACTGGAGCCTGCCGAAGGGCAAGCTCACGTCCGGCGAATCGCCTCTGCTCGGCGCGCTGCGCGAGGTCGAGGAGGAGACCGGTACGCCGGGAGTCCCGCAGTTGCGGCTGCCCGACGTGGACTACGTGCTGCCCGGCGGCCGGCCGAAGAACGTGGCGTACTGGCTGATGCTGGCCGGCGAGGGCGGCCCGGTGCAGGACGCCGACGAGGTGGACGAGCTGGTCTGGCTGCCGCTCGCCGAGGCCCGGGAGCGACTCACCTACGCCGGTGAGCGGGACGTGCTCGACCACGTGGCCGGGCTGCCGCCGGTGACCTCGGTGATCGCGATGGTCCGGCACGCGCACGCCGGCGAGCGGAAGAAGTGGAACGGCCGGGACGCGCTGCGCCCGATCGACCCGGAGGGCGCGAAGCAGGCCGAGCGGATCGCGGCGACGCTGACCTTCTTCCGGCCCCGCCGGCTCGTGTCGGCGCCGCCGCTGCGCTGCACGCAGACGCTGGAGCCGCTCGCCGCCGCGCTCGGCAATCAGCCGGTCATCCTGGACGGCGCGTTCGCCGAGCCGGCCGACCCGGCGGGCCTTCCGGCGAAGCTCTCCGCGGCCCGGTCCCGGATCGCCCAGCTGCGCCCGGACGGCCGGGTGGTGATCTGCAGCCAGGGCAAGGTCATGCCGTCGCTGCTCGCCTCGCTGGCCGGTCGGGACGACCCGGAGCCGTTCAAGACCCGCAAGGGCGACGGCTGGCTGCTCACCTGGTCCGGCGAGCGGCTGCTGGGCGCCTCGCGGCTGTGA
- a CDS encoding HU family DNA-binding protein, translated as MNKAELIEALAVRLGDKKIATQALDAFISEVQNAVAKGDKVALTGFGSFEKRVRNARTARNPRTGEPVKVKKTSVAAFKPGSTFRDLVASGKPAKAATATKSTTAKAGAAKKTATATKSAPARAAAASKTATAAKKTTATKAAPAQSAATKSTGAAKKTAATKAAPAKTTATKSAAAKSTTAASTAKKSTATAAKKTATAKGAATKSTATKSTAAKSTATKSTGTKNTATKSTASKAAPAKKTARKSATPAAAPARARTTATARSASSRKAR; from the coding sequence GTGAACAAGGCCGAGCTCATCGAGGCGCTCGCTGTCCGACTGGGTGACAAAAAGATCGCGACCCAGGCTCTGGACGCGTTCATCAGCGAGGTGCAGAACGCCGTCGCCAAGGGTGACAAGGTGGCCCTCACCGGCTTCGGCTCTTTCGAGAAGCGAGTGCGCAATGCGCGTACCGCACGGAATCCCCGAACCGGTGAACCGGTGAAGGTCAAGAAGACGTCGGTCGCAGCGTTCAAGCCGGGTAGCACTTTCCGTGACCTGGTGGCGAGCGGCAAGCCGGCGAAGGCGGCGACCGCCACCAAGTCCACCACTGCCAAGGCCGGCGCTGCCAAGAAGACGGCGACCGCCACCAAGTCCGCACCGGCGCGGGCGGCGGCCGCGAGCAAGACGGCCACGGCCGCGAAGAAGACCACCGCTACGAAGGCCGCGCCCGCCCAGAGCGCGGCGACCAAGAGCACGGGCGCCGCCAAGAAGACGGCCGCGACCAAGGCCGCGCCCGCGAAGACCACGGCGACGAAGTCGGCGGCCGCCAAGTCCACGACGGCGGCGTCGACCGCCAAGAAGTCCACGGCCACCGCCGCGAAGAAGACGGCGACGGCCAAGGGCGCGGCCACCAAGAGCACCGCCACCAAGAGCACTGCCGCCAAGAGCACTGCGACGAAGAGCACCGGCACCAAGAACACGGCCACCAAGAGCACCGCCTCCAAGGCGGCGCCGGCCAAGAAGACCGCGCGCAAGTCGGCCACCCCGGCGGCGGCGCCGGCCCGGGCCCGTACCACCGCCACGGCGCGCAGCGCGTCGTCGCGGAAGGCCCGCTGA
- the leuD gene encoding 3-isopropylmalate dehydratase small subunit has translation MDKFVSHSGKVMPLRRSDVDTDQIIPAVYLKRVTRTGFEDGLFNAWREDPDFVLNRPAHAGASILVAGPNFGTGSSRQHAVWALRDWGFKAVIASRFGDIFRGNSLKEGLLPIQLDQKIVESLWDLAESEPEKEITVDLEGRVVRVDDAAYGFPIDDFSRWRLMEGLDDIGLTLRHEEAITAYEKTRPAFKPVVVL, from the coding sequence ATGGACAAGTTCGTCAGCCACAGCGGCAAGGTCATGCCGCTGCGCCGCTCCGATGTGGACACCGACCAGATCATCCCGGCGGTCTACCTGAAGCGGGTCACCCGCACCGGCTTCGAGGACGGCCTCTTCAACGCCTGGCGTGAGGACCCGGACTTCGTGCTGAACCGCCCGGCCCACGCCGGCGCGAGCATCCTGGTGGCCGGCCCGAACTTCGGTACCGGCTCGTCCCGGCAGCACGCCGTCTGGGCGCTGCGCGACTGGGGTTTCAAGGCCGTCATCGCCTCCCGGTTCGGCGACATCTTCCGGGGCAACTCCCTCAAGGAGGGCCTGCTCCCGATCCAGCTCGACCAGAAGATCGTCGAAAGCCTCTGGGACCTTGCGGAGAGTGAGCCGGAGAAGGAGATCACCGTCGACCTGGAAGGCCGTGTGGTTCGCGTCGACGACGCCGCCTATGGCTTCCCGATCGACGATTTCAGTCGCTGGCGCCTCATGGAGGGCCTCGACGACATCGGACTGACGCTGCGCCACGAAGAGGCGATTACCGCGTACGAGAAGACCCGTCCCGCTTTCAAGCCGGTCGTCGTCCTTTAG
- the leuC gene encoding 3-isopropylmalate dehydratase large subunit codes for MVGVTPQSGKPRTLAEKVWDDHVVRTAEGEPDLLFIDLHLLHEVTSPQAFDGLRMAGRPVRRTDLTLATEDHNTPTGYADPSFNTRRGDLLTITDTVSRTQIETLRKNCAEFGVQIRPLGDVNQGIVHVIGPQLGLTQPGMTIVCGDSHTATHGAFGALAFGIGTSEVEHVLATQTLPQAKPKTMAVTVVGDLAPGTSAKDLILALITQTGTGGGNGHIVEYRGEAIRNLSMEGRMTICNMSIEWGAKAGMIAPDETTFAYLKGREHAPRGEDWDAAVEYWKTLATDEGAEYDTEIILDASQISPFITWGTNPGQGAALNSVVPAPEDFLDEVERGAAERALEYMDLTPGTPFREVPVDVVFVGSCTNGRIEDLRAAADVLRGHKVHEGVRMMIVPGSYQVREQAQAEGLDKVFIDAGAEWRFAGCSMCLGMNPDTLSPGQRAASTSNRNFEGRQGKGGRTHLVSPQVAAATAVVGKLAAPADL; via the coding sequence ATGGTGGGAGTCACTCCCCAGAGCGGGAAACCCAGGACCCTGGCCGAGAAGGTCTGGGATGACCACGTGGTGCGCACGGCCGAGGGCGAGCCGGACCTGCTCTTCATCGACCTGCACCTGCTGCACGAGGTCACCAGCCCGCAGGCGTTCGACGGTCTCCGGATGGCCGGTCGCCCGGTCCGCCGGACCGACCTCACGCTCGCGACGGAGGACCACAACACCCCGACCGGGTACGCGGATCCGTCGTTCAACACCCGTCGCGGCGATCTTCTGACGATCACCGACACCGTCTCGCGGACGCAGATCGAGACGCTCCGGAAGAACTGTGCCGAGTTCGGCGTGCAGATCCGCCCGCTCGGCGACGTGAACCAGGGCATCGTGCACGTGATCGGCCCGCAGCTCGGTCTCACCCAGCCCGGCATGACGATCGTCTGCGGCGACTCGCACACCGCGACCCACGGCGCGTTCGGCGCGCTCGCCTTCGGCATCGGCACCAGTGAGGTCGAGCACGTGCTCGCCACCCAGACGCTGCCGCAGGCCAAGCCGAAGACGATGGCCGTGACGGTGGTCGGCGACCTGGCCCCGGGCACGAGTGCGAAGGACCTGATCCTCGCCCTGATCACGCAGACCGGCACCGGCGGCGGCAACGGCCACATCGTGGAGTACCGCGGTGAGGCCATCCGCAACCTCTCCATGGAGGGCCGGATGACCATCTGCAACATGTCGATCGAGTGGGGCGCCAAGGCCGGCATGATCGCGCCGGACGAGACCACGTTCGCGTACCTGAAGGGCCGCGAGCACGCGCCACGGGGCGAGGACTGGGACGCCGCCGTCGAATACTGGAAGACCCTCGCCACCGATGAGGGCGCCGAGTACGACACCGAGATCATCCTGGACGCCTCGCAGATCAGCCCGTTCATCACCTGGGGCACCAACCCGGGTCAGGGCGCCGCGCTCAACAGCGTCGTGCCGGCCCCGGAGGACTTCCTGGACGAGGTCGAGCGCGGCGCCGCCGAGCGCGCCCTGGAATACATGGACCTCACCCCGGGCACCCCGTTCCGCGAGGTGCCGGTGGACGTCGTCTTCGTCGGCTCCTGCACCAACGGCCGGATCGAGGACCTGCGTGCCGCCGCCGACGTGCTGCGCGGCCACAAGGTGCACGAGGGCGTCCGGATGATGATCGTGCCGGGGTCGTACCAGGTGCGCGAGCAGGCGCAGGCCGAGGGCCTGGACAAGGTCTTCATCGACGCCGGCGCGGAGTGGCGGTTCGCCGGCTGCTCGATGTGTCTCGGCATGAACCCGGACACGCTCAGCCCCGGCCAGCGTGCCGCCTCCACCTCCAACCGCAACTTCGAGGGCCGGCAGGGCAAGGGCGGGCGTACCCACCTGGTCTCGCCGCAGGTCGCCGCCGCCACCGCCGTGGTCGGCAAGCTGGCCGCCCCCGCGGACCTCTGA